The following proteins are co-located in the Spinactinospora alkalitolerans genome:
- the sepH gene encoding septation protein SepH, producing the protein MQELRLVAVSEDGTYLVLASAGRGTRFMLPVDDRLRAAVRGQFSRLGQYEIEVENPLRPKEIQARIRSGETAEAIAEAAGIPIERVRWFEGPVLQEREFMWQQAQRATVRRQGESSTGPALGDLVADRIGRHQLETGDAVWDSWKREDNAWQLKLTFLAGGEEHLAHWVYEPRRRCVTPNDEEAVRFSSPEAEGPLDLGPASANVTPFVPRRQSAREPQAPAEAPPARPAPPQVTETPPPPAPPAQPARIPVTPERARPAPAEPEAPTAAAPHPPAERPRSEPRPAADAPSAPPAPPERPAKRQTERPAAKPAEQPAPPQRPNAPAAERAPGEQRTPPLPAAAAGGGNPQPARRKGRSRRASVPSWDEIMFGSKKPE; encoded by the coding sequence ATGCAGGAGCTTCGCCTCGTCGCCGTTAGCGAGGACGGAACCTACCTGGTACTGGCGAGCGCCGGCCGGGGTACCCGCTTCATGCTGCCCGTCGACGACCGTCTCCGCGCCGCTGTGCGCGGCCAGTTCTCCCGGCTCGGCCAGTACGAGATCGAAGTGGAGAATCCGTTGCGCCCCAAGGAAATCCAGGCCCGGATCCGCTCGGGTGAGACCGCGGAGGCGATCGCCGAGGCCGCCGGGATCCCCATCGAACGCGTGCGCTGGTTCGAGGGTCCGGTGCTGCAGGAGCGCGAGTTCATGTGGCAGCAGGCCCAGCGGGCCACGGTGCGGCGGCAGGGCGAGTCCAGCACCGGCCCCGCCCTCGGTGACCTCGTCGCCGACCGCATCGGCCGCCACCAGTTGGAGACCGGTGACGCGGTGTGGGACTCCTGGAAGAGGGAGGACAACGCCTGGCAGCTCAAGCTGACCTTCCTGGCCGGGGGCGAGGAGCACCTGGCCCACTGGGTCTACGAGCCGCGCCGCCGCTGCGTGACGCCCAACGATGAGGAAGCGGTCCGCTTCTCCTCCCCCGAGGCCGAGGGACCGCTGGACCTGGGCCCGGCCAGCGCGAACGTGACCCCGTTCGTGCCGCGCCGCCAGTCGGCGCGCGAGCCCCAGGCGCCCGCCGAAGCCCCGCCGGCCCGCCCCGCGCCACCGCAGGTCACCGAGACGCCCCCTCCTCCGGCGCCCCCGGCCCAGCCCGCGCGGATCCCGGTGACGCCCGAGCGCGCGCGCCCGGCCCCCGCCGAGCCGGAGGCCCCCACCGCCGCGGCGCCGCACCCGCCGGCCGAGCGCCCCCGCTCCGAGCCCAGACCGGCCGCCGACGCCCCCTCGGCGCCCCCGGCGCCTCCGGAGCGCCCCGCGAAGCGCCAGACCGAGCGCCCCGCGGCCAAGCCGGCCGAACAGCCCGCGCCGCCGCAGCGCCCGAACGCACCGGCCGCCGAACGCGCCCCCGGGGAGCAGCGGACGCCGCCGCTGCCCGCCGCCGCAGCCGGCGGCGGCAACCCCCAGCCGGCCCGCCGCAAAGGCCGCAGCCGCCGCGCGTCGGTGCCGTCCTGGGACGAGATCATGTTCGGCTCGAAGAAGCCGGAGTAG